A single genomic interval of Scylla paramamosain isolate STU-SP2022 chromosome 4, ASM3559412v1, whole genome shotgun sequence harbors:
- the LOC135099818 gene encoding DNA polymerase alpha catalytic subunit-like: MNAEDDSVESLATSRARRTVKDKHGRLAALQRLKGLKGSKNKYEVSEVDNVYEEVDEREYSKRRQGRLEDDWIVDDDGSGYIEDGREIFDEDNDDDDLFVSKKDKNGKKQKAKAKGAVSASHGSGSIKAMLMNLPTKRKSEPQVRLEEDDILGDILQDLGKQKNPILPPPTKVLKKIHKPSSGSQIKNVNPFSKPLVTTPIRSKTTPKVVKPRSITPENSACNSSPKAKRHLEIEEHPSQQIEECDTPAEMDFSDDMQALIEDDEEEEDCKKDELVQDEVPNEQSFKVNSNKGYMVKEKIDDSLLTSGWETIKGELMDHPGVKDIHIDSSQLPLTTNTDGKQVFRFYWFDAYEDSFNQGKGTIYLLGKVWVEAAKTYASCCVAVKNIERKIYLLPRKRKINLVTNEEGKNVAIIDVYEEFNASVSNKFKIQQFKSRKITKKYGFGKPGIPVESEYLEVCYSAEYPALPSDLCGQTFSHVFGTNTSSLELFLLERQIKGPGWLDVTLPQLSSPALSWCRIEAVVLKPEHVIPVSGLAVPPLVVMTVGMRTTLKPKTSENEICMISCLIHHEFPINKAAPQPPFQAHFCAMTHPSDVPWPWDMKNALEHNQMKIEKSQSERALLCFFLAKMHKIDPDVVVGHDILGLDLPILLDRIKKENIPHWSRLGRLKRTQKLKATGKGYEEKTAMCGRLLCDVKISAKELIQAKSYELAPLINKVLRVPETQLKTLTKKEVKEMYESSASLFQLFSLTMQDTLYILRLMCELNVLPLALQITSIAGNVMSRTLLGGRSERNEYLLLHAFTERNFIVPDKSYGKSAQKVSSKENNDPEEHEGSKGRRKPAYTGGLVLEPKIGFYDTYILLMDFNSLYPSIIQEYNICFTTIEWESIMGDGEALPALPDQELEPGVLPTEIRKLVESRKQVKQLMKQQDISSDLKLQYDIRQKALKLTANSMYGCLGFSHSRFYGPHLAALVTGKGREILMQTRDLVLRMNLEVIYGDTDSLMINTNCREYEEVFKMGHKIKSEVNKLYKLLELDIDGVYKYILLLKKKKYAALAVSRLPNGQLREEQELKGLDIVRRDWSQLASDCGKHIVGQILSDQGPEERIENIHSHLIKVKDDLEAGKIDLEKLAITKSLTKRPEDYPDVKSLPHVQVALRMNAHGGKSLRQGDTVSYVICEDGTDLPATQRAYHVDELKSRSSLAIDKKFYLANQIHPVVSRLCDPIDGTDAGRIADCLGLDSSGYKVSKQCNSIEEDLVSATQISDEEYFHMCERFSFECPSPSCDTVITMDSPFRGVGSSSSLELALQSCPNPKCSFPIHSNITSIHNKLRLEIRKHILRYYSGWLICEDPGCENRTRRVPLQFIRGFPICNLCERGVLYKEYTDSQLYKQLCFYSYVFDLQKACQKNKDGRIRDEDVRKAYGSLYSEVQKFLKQSAYSEVNLNKLF; this comes from the exons ATGAATGCTGAAGACGACTCAG TGGAGAGCTTGGCGACCTCCAGAGCACGAAGAACTGTCAAGGATAAGCATGGAAGACTTGCAGCCCTCCAGCGGCTAAAGGGGCTCAAGggctcaaaaaataaatatgag GTTTCAGAAGTAGACAATGTGTATGAAGAAGTAGATGAAAGGGAGTATTCCAAGAGGCGGCAAGGTCGCCTGGAGGATGACTGGATTGTTGATGATG ATGGCTCAGGGTACATAGAAGATGGTAGAGAAATATTTGATGAAgacaatgacgatgatgacctttttgtatctaagaaagacaaaaatggcAAGAAGCAGAAAGCAAAGGCAAAGGGAGCAGTGTCTGCCAGTCATGGCTCAGGAAGCATTAAAGCCATGTTAATGAACTTACCAAccaagagaaaaagtgag CCACAGGTTCGACTTGAAGAAGATGATATCTTAGGTGATATTCTGCAAGATCTTGGCAAACAGAAAAACCCTATCCTTCCACCTCCAACCAAAGTTCTCAAGAAGATCCACAAACCCAGCAGTGGCTCTCAAATTAAGAATGTAAATCCCTTTTCCAAACCCCTTGTCACCACACCCATCCGATCCAAGACCACTCCAAAAGTAGTGAAGCCAAGAAGCATAACTCCAGAGAATAGTGCTTGTAATAGTTCTCCAAAG gcAAAGAGACATCTAGAAATCGAAGAACATCCATCTCAGCAGATTGAAGAATGTGACACACCTGCAGAAATGGACTTCAGTGATGAT atGCAAGCACTGATtgaggatgatgaagaagaggaagactgcAAGAAGGATGAACTTGTTCAGGATGAAGTACCAAATGAGCAATCTTTTAAAGTAAATTCAAATAAGGGATATATGGTCAA GGAAAAGATTGATGACAGTCTCCTCACAAGTGGATGGGAGACTATTAAAGGGGAGCTGATGGACCATCCAGGAGTCAAGGACATTCACATTGACTCCTCTCAGCTGCCTCTTACAACCAACACTGATGGAAAACAG GTGTTCAGATTTTATTGGTTTGATGCATATGAAGACTCCTTCAATCAAGGCAAAGGAACAATATACCTACTGGGAAAAGTCTGGGTGGAAGCAGCCAAGACTTATGCCAGCTGTTGTGTGGCTGTCAAGAACATAGAACGAAAGATTTACCTGTTGCCTCGTAAAAGG AAAATTAATTTGGTCACAAATGAAGAGGGTAAAAATGTTGCTATAATTGATGTCTATGAAGAATTCAATGCCTCGGTCTCTAACAAGTTTAAGATTCAGCAGTTTAAGTCcagaaaaattactaaaaagtaTGGCTTTGGCAAGCCAGGAATCCCTGTGGAATCTGAGTACTTGGAGGTCTGCTACTCG GCCGAGTACCCAGCCCTGCCAAGTGATCTATGTGGCCAGACTTTCAGCCATGTGTTTGGAACCAACACTTCTTCCTTAGAGTTGTTCTTACTGGAGAGGCAGATCAAAGGTCCTGGGTGGCTGGATGTCACTCTGCCTCAGCTCTCTTCCCCTGCTCTGTCCTGGTGCAGGATTGAG GCTGTGGTCCTGAAGCCTGAGCATGTAATTCCTGTGTCAGGCTTGGCTGTTCCTCCCTTGGTTGTGATGACTGTTGGGATGCGAACAACACTGAAGCCAAAGACATCAGAGAATGAAATCTGTATGATTTCTTGTCTCATCCATCATGAGTTTCCTATAAATAAGGCTGCACCTCAGCCTCCATTCCAAGCACACTTTTGTG cAATGACACACCCCTCAGATGTTCCTTGGCCCTGGGACATGAAAAATGCACTTGAGCATAACCAGATGAAAAtcgaaaagagtcagagtgaaAGAGCACTGCTGTGTTTCTTTTTGGCTAAGATGCACAAGATAGATCCAGATGTAGTTGTTGGACATGACATTCTGGGCCTTGATCTTCCTATACTTCTTGACAGGATAAAAAAGGAGAACATCCCCCATTGGTCTCGCCTTGGAAGATTAAAGAGAACGCAGAAGCTCAAAGCTACA GGAAaaggatatgaagaaaaaactgCTATGTGTGGACGCCTCTTGTGTGATGTGAAAATATCTGCCAAGGAACTCATCCAAGCTAAAAGCTATGAGTTGGCACCTCTCATCAATAAGGTCCTGCGTGTACCAGAGACACAACTGAAGACCCTCAcaaaaaaagaggtgaaggagatgtATGA ATCATCTGCATCTCTGTTTCAGCTTTTTTCACTAACCATGCAAGACACACTGTACATTTTGCGTCTTATGTGTGAACTGAATGTTCTTCCTCTGGCTCTTCAAATAACAAGTATTGCTG GAAATGTGATGTCACGCACTCTTTTAGGAGGTCGCTCAGAAAGGAATGAGTACCTCCTGCTTCATGCATTCACTGAGAGAAATTTCATTGTGCCTGATAAAAGCTATGGCAAATCAGCACAGAAG GTCTCAtctaaagaaaacaatgatcCAGAAGAACACGAGGGCAGCAAGGGCCGCCGGAAGCCAGCCTACACTGGAGGCCTGGTGCTGGAACCAAAGATTGGATTCTATGACACATATATCCTGTTGATGGATTTCAACTCCCTCTACCCAAGCATCATTCAGGAATATAACATATGCTTCACTACCATTGAGTGGGAGTCTATAATG GGTGATGGGGAGGCCCTGCCAGCACTGCCTGACCAGGAGCTGGAACCTGGTGTTTTGCCAACAGAGATTCGGAAACTGGTAGAAAGCAGAAAGCAAGTGAAACAGTTGATGAAGCAGCAAGACATATCCAGTGACTTGAAGCTGCAG TATGACATCCGCCAGAAGGCACTGAAGCTCACTGCCAACAGCATGTATGGGTGTCTTGGTTTCTCTCACTCCCGCTTCTATGGACCCCACCTGGCAGCTTTAGTCACAG GGAAGGGACGAGAAATTCTGATGCAGACTCGTGATCTTGTTCTAAGGATGAACCTGGAAGTCATCTATGGAGATACAGACTCTCTGATGATTAACACAAATTGCAGAGAGTATGAGGAAGTTTTCAAGATGGGACATAAA ATCAAATCTGAAGTCAACAAGTTGTACAAATTACTTGAGCTTGATATAGATGGAGTATATAAGTACATTTTActgctgaagaagaagaaatatgctGCCTTAGCAGTGAGCAGATTACCCAATGGGCAGCTTAGGGAAGAGCAGGAACTTAAAGGTCTTGACATTGTGCGGAGAGATTGGTCGCAGCTTGCATCTGATTGTGGCAA gcATATTGTTGGTCAGATTCTTTCTGATCAAGGACCAGAAGAACGCATTGAAAATATACATTCACACCtcataaaagtgaaagatgatCTAGAGGCTGGCAAG ATTGATCTTGAGAAACTGGCCATCACCAAGAGCCTGACCAAGAGGCCTGAAGACTATCCAGATGTGAAGAGTCTCCCTCATGTGCAGGTTGCACTGCGTATGAATGCACATGGAGGCAAATCATTACGTCAAGGAGATACAGTCTCCTATGTCATCTGTGAG GATGGCACTGACTTACCTGCAACACAGCGAGCTTATCATGTTGATGAGCTCAAATCACGATCTTCACTTGCTATAGACAAGAAATTTTATTTGGCAAATCAAATTCACCCAGTAGTTTCTCGACTGTGTGATCCAATTGATGGAACTGATGCTGGGAGAATTGCAGATTGTTTAG GTTTAGATAGCTCAGGGTACAAGGTGTCAAAGCAGTGCAACTCAATTGAAGAGGACTTGGTTTCTGCTACACAGATTTCAGATGAAGAATATTTCCATATGTGTGAAAGATTCTCATTTGAGTGCCCCTCTCCATCATGTGACACAGTCATAACAATGGATTCCCCTTTCCGAGGAGTG GGTTCAAGTTCAAGCCTTGAATTGGCATTACAAAGCTGTCCCAATCCCAAGTGCAGCTTTCCTATACACTCCAACATCACATCCATCCACAACAAGTTGAGATTGGAGATTCGGAAGCACATCCTAAGATATTACAGT GGTTGGCTTATTTGTGAGGATCCTGGGTGTGAAAACAGGACTCGACGGGTGCCTCTTCAGTTCATAAGAGGGTTCCCAATATGCAACCTTTGTGAAAGAGGAGTCCTTTATAAAGAG TACACTGATTCCCAGCTCTACAAGCAGCTGTGCTTTTACAGCTATGTATTTGACCTCCAAAAAGCATGTCAAAAGAACAAAGATGGAC